The Streptococcus viridans genome contains the following window.
GCGGTTGTTTTTAAAGGTGCTTTTGATCTTCTTAAACAATCTTCCATCACCAACTACCTCAGTCGCAATCCCAATAATATTCCGCTCTTTCTTTACGAGAAATTTTTCTATGTTTTCTTCGGCTCTAGCGGTCTGTGGGTTATGCAGGCTCTCAATATGCTCTATGTCAATCTGGGTGCCGTCCTCTTGTACAAACTGTCCCAGAAGCATTTCAATCAGAAAACAGCTGATCTAGCTTATCTCTTTTATGTCAGCTTGATCTGTTACTCGCCTTATTTCTATTCCATGTATACAGACATTCCTCCGCTTCCTTTGATTGCTCTTCAATTGTGGTGGGCCTTGGATTTCTTAGAGGAAAACAAAGCAGGGGTCTCTTGGAAGAAGATGTTTGCTTTAGGGATTTTATCTGGCGTGACCATGTTGATCCGTCCAACGACGATTATTGTCATGATTGCCTTTTGGGCTGTCCTCTTCTTTAGAGGAAACTGGAAGGCCTTTGGCAAGATTGCTACGGTGACAGTCATGACGACGGGATTTGTCTTTGCAGGATTGAACACAGCGGTCAATCATCAAACGGTTGTTCCGATTTTGAAAAAGGAAGGGCTGGCCAAAGGACCACTCTTGTTTATCAATCTAGGCTTGACGGATATGGGGCATAACCAAGAAGATATGAAAGAGGGCTTGCTAGCTTATATCGATGAGGACAAGCGCTCGGACTACAACAATGGGCTTTTTAAGAAGGAAAATGTCATTAAAGAAATCAAACGCCGCCTCAAGGAGTACGGACCTTTCGGTTTGATTGGGCACCTCTATTACAAGCAATCCTTGACGGTAGCAGAAGGGACCCTTGGTTGGCTATACCGAGATGTAGAGTATGAGAAGACGCCTTATATTAATCCTCTCTATGCCCCACTCACCCAAAATAGTAGTCTGGCCAAATGGGTACGAACCTATTTCCTCAGCACGGATCGCCCACAGTACAAGTATTATGAATTTGTGAAACAGTTGATCTGGATCGTCCTATCAGCTGGCTTGGTTGGGGCTTATCTCAAACGTCGAGATACAGATGCCTTTAATTTCCTTTCCTTAGCGGTCTTTGGCGGTTTGCTCTTCTTAACCATCTTTGAAGGTGGGAAGACCCGCTACCTCATCCAATTCTTGCCGCAAATTTTGCTAGTGGCTTCGATCGGTCTAGCAGGATTTAGCAAGAAAGAAAATACATAAAAAATCTCGCTTGTTTAACAGGCAAAACCAGAGGTTGGATAAAATGGTCCAGCCTCTTTTTTATCCAGTGGATCTGTATCAAATGTGGTATAATGAAAGGTAAGAATTTATTGGATAGCGGAGAGTTTCCATGCAACATTCCCCCTGGCATGAAGCCATCAAATCCCATCTTCCAGAAGGGTATTTTCATCAGATTAATGACTTTATGAATGAGGTCTATAGCAAAGGAGTGGTCTATCCACCGCGTGACAAGGTCTTTAAGGCCTTACAGACGACTGAGATGGATCAGGTCAAGGTCTTGATTTTAGGCCAAGATCCCTACCACGGACCGGATCAAGCGCAAGGCTTAAGTTTTTCTGTGCCGGATCATGTCCCAGCCCCTCCTTCTTTGCAAAATATTCTCAAAGAATTGTACTCAGACATTGGAGAGAAGCGTTCCCATGATCTGACCTCTTGGGCAGAGCAAGGGGTGCTCTTGCTCAATGCCTGCTTGACGGTTCCTGTCGGTCAGGCCAATGGCCATGAAGGTCAAATTTGGGAGCCGTTCACAGATGCTGTGATCAAGGTGGTCAATGAGTTGGAGGAGCCCGTAGTCTTTATCCTCTGGGGAGCTTATGCTCGTAAGAAAAAGCCTCTGATTACCCACGATCGACATTTGGTCCTTGAATCTGCTCACCCAAGTCCCTTATCAGCCTACCGAGGATTCTTTGGTTCCCAACCTTTTTCAAAAACCAATCAATTTTTGATAGAGGCAGGACGCAAGCCGATTGATTGGTTAAGATAGGAGAAAGAAATGCCACAATTAGCAACGATTTGTTATATCGATAATGGAGAAGCATTTTTGATGCTTCATCGCAATAAAAAGCCCAATGATGTCCATGAAGGTAAATGGATCGGAGTGGGTGGAAAATTAGAACCTGGAGAAACACCACAGGAGTGTGCTGCGCGTGAAATTTTTGAGGAGACGGGCCTTAGAGCCAAGCCAGTCTTGAAAGGGATCATTACCTTCCCTGAATTTACACCTGATCTGGATTGGTACACCTATGTCTTCAAGGTGACAGACTTTGAGGGAGAACTGATCGAGTGTAATGAAGGGACACTGGAGTGGGTACCTTATGATCAAGTCTTAAGTAAGCCAACTTGGGAGGGGGACCACACCTTTGTCGAGTGGCTCTTGGAGGATAAACCCTTCTTTTCAGCTATGTTCCGCTATGATGGGGATCGCTTGCTAGAGACCCATGTTGATTTCTATGAATAAAGGAGTAGAAGATGTTAGTCATTAAAAATGGTCGGGTTATGGACCCAAAAACTGGTTTGGACCAAGTATGTGATCTCTTGGTAGATCAGGGGAAAATTGTGGAAATGGGTCCATCTCTTTCTTATGAAGGAGCCCAAGTCGTCGATGCGAGTGGCAAGGTGGTTGCACCAGGTTTGGTGGATATTCATGTTCACTTCCGGGAACCAGGTCAAACCCACAAGGAAGATATTCACACTGGGGCTCTGGCAGCTGTAGCGGGCGGTTTTACGACAGTCGTCATGATGGCCAATACCACTCCAACCATTTCGGATGTCGAGACCTTAAAAGAAGTCTTGGATTCTGCTGCTAAGGAAGCCATTCATGTCAAGACCGTTGCGACGGTTACAAAGAACTTTGATGGTCAACATCTGACCGACTTTGAAGGCTTGTTACAAGCTGGGGCTGTCGGTTTCTCAGATGATGGGATTCCGTTGCAAAGTACCAAGGTAGTCCGTCAAGCCTTGGAAGAAGCAAAACGTCTGGGGACCTTCATTAGTCTCCACGAAGAAGATCCAGAGTTGAACGGTATACTGGGACTCAATGAGCACATCGCTCGGGAACACTTCAAGGTTTGCGGTGCGACTGGCGTAGCAGAATACTCTATGGTAGCGCGTGATGCTATGATTGCCCACGCGACAGGAGGCCACCTCCACATCCAACACCTTTCTAAAGCTGAGAGTGTGAAGGTAGTTGAGTTTGCCCAAGCAATCGGCGCTCCTGTGACAGCAGAAGTAGCTCCTCAGCATTTTTCTAAGACGGAAGACCTCTTGCTGTCTAAGGGAAGCAATGCTAAGATGAATCCGCCTCTTCGTCGGGAAGAGGACCGTCGTGCAGTCATCGAAGGCTTGAAGTCAGGAGTCATTACCGTAATCGCAACGGACCACGCACCTCATCATGCGGATGAAAAGAACGTAGCCGATATCACCAAGGCTCCTTCCGGCATGACAGGATTAGAGACCTCTCTATCGCTTGGTTTGACCTATTTGGTCCATGCAGGAGAGCTCGGCTTGATGGAACTCTTAGAAAAAATGACCTATAATCCCGCTAAATTATATAACTTTGAAGCGGGTTATTTGGAAGTCGGTGGACCAGCAGATATTGTGATCTTTGATCCGACTGCTGACCGTCTAGTGTCTGATCATTTTGCTTCCAAGGCAGCCAATTCCCCATTTGTCGGTGAATCCCTCAAGGGACAGGTGGCTTATACCATCTGTCAGGGC
Protein-coding sequences here:
- a CDS encoding uracil-DNA glycosylase; amino-acid sequence: MQHSPWHEAIKSHLPEGYFHQINDFMNEVYSKGVVYPPRDKVFKALQTTEMDQVKVLILGQDPYHGPDQAQGLSFSVPDHVPAPPSLQNILKELYSDIGEKRSHDLTSWAEQGVLLLNACLTVPVGQANGHEGQIWEPFTDAVIKVVNELEEPVVFILWGAYARKKKPLITHDRHLVLESAHPSPLSAYRGFFGSQPFSKTNQFLIEAGRKPIDWLR
- a CDS encoding NUDIX hydrolase; the protein is MPQLATICYIDNGEAFLMLHRNKKPNDVHEGKWIGVGGKLEPGETPQECAAREIFEETGLRAKPVLKGIITFPEFTPDLDWYTYVFKVTDFEGELIECNEGTLEWVPYDQVLSKPTWEGDHTFVEWLLEDKPFFSAMFRYDGDRLLETHVDFYE
- a CDS encoding glycosyltransferase family 39 protein, whose translation is MLSKSKRILFGMLHVVMLLVMVHWFLISVTYLREISWLAILGAGLLFLLAWLKRDGVKRAIVWLTRHKIGFLLGAIICQLIFMVCAELLIRRDAAVVFKGAFDLLKQSSITNYLSRNPNNIPLFLYEKFFYVFFGSSGLWVMQALNMLYVNLGAVLLYKLSQKHFNQKTADLAYLFYVSLICYSPYFYSMYTDIPPLPLIALQLWWALDFLEENKAGVSWKKMFALGILSGVTMLIRPTTIIVMIAFWAVLFFRGNWKAFGKIATVTVMTTGFVFAGLNTAVNHQTVVPILKKEGLAKGPLLFINLGLTDMGHNQEDMKEGLLAYIDEDKRSDYNNGLFKKENVIKEIKRRLKEYGPFGLIGHLYYKQSLTVAEGTLGWLYRDVEYEKTPYINPLYAPLTQNSSLAKWVRTYFLSTDRPQYKYYEFVKQLIWIVLSAGLVGAYLKRRDTDAFNFLSLAVFGGLLFLTIFEGGKTRYLIQFLPQILLVASIGLAGFSKKENT
- a CDS encoding dihydroorotase, with the translated sequence MLVIKNGRVMDPKTGLDQVCDLLVDQGKIVEMGPSLSYEGAQVVDASGKVVAPGLVDIHVHFREPGQTHKEDIHTGALAAVAGGFTTVVMMANTTPTISDVETLKEVLDSAAKEAIHVKTVATVTKNFDGQHLTDFEGLLQAGAVGFSDDGIPLQSTKVVRQALEEAKRLGTFISLHEEDPELNGILGLNEHIAREHFKVCGATGVAEYSMVARDAMIAHATGGHLHIQHLSKAESVKVVEFAQAIGAPVTAEVAPQHFSKTEDLLLSKGSNAKMNPPLRREEDRRAVIEGLKSGVITVIATDHAPHHADEKNVADITKAPSGMTGLETSLSLGLTYLVHAGELGLMELLEKMTYNPAKLYNFEAGYLEVGGPADIVIFDPTADRLVSDHFASKAANSPFVGESLKGQVAYTICQGKIVYQA